One Flexivirga aerilata DNA segment encodes these proteins:
- the proB gene encoding glutamate 5-kinase: protein MTAEASLRDRVATAETVVVKVGSSSLTDPEGGLSAGRLAALVDALAARRLAGSNVVLVSSGAIAAGMVPLGLRRRPRDLATQQAAASVGQGALLAAYSAEFGRHGLTTGQVLLTADDVTRRGHYLNARRTIERLLDLGVVPVINENDTVATHEIRFGDNDRLAALVAHLIDARALVLLSDVDALYDAPPSHPGARRIDTVTDHAQLDGVDIGGTSSHVGTGGMITKIEAAEIATSAGVPTVLTAADRAAAALAGQDVGTVFAPTKTRPSARQLWLRYATSPQGRLLLDAGAVEAVTRRGKSLLPAGIRQVAGHFVAGDAVDLIDESGRAVARGLVNYDSKELPDLLGRSTHELARDLGPAYEREVIHRDHLAVLDRVRDRR, encoded by the coding sequence ATGACAGCTGAGGCGAGTCTGCGCGACCGCGTCGCGACCGCCGAGACCGTCGTGGTCAAGGTCGGCTCGAGCTCGCTGACCGACCCCGAGGGCGGCCTGTCAGCCGGTCGCCTCGCCGCGCTGGTGGACGCCCTCGCCGCCCGCCGGCTGGCCGGCAGCAACGTGGTCCTCGTGTCCTCGGGGGCCATCGCCGCCGGCATGGTGCCGCTCGGGTTGCGGCGGCGACCGCGCGACCTGGCGACCCAGCAGGCCGCCGCGAGTGTGGGGCAGGGGGCGCTGCTTGCGGCATACAGCGCCGAGTTCGGGCGGCACGGCCTCACCACCGGCCAGGTGTTGCTGACCGCCGACGACGTCACCCGGCGCGGGCACTACCTCAACGCACGCCGCACCATCGAGCGGCTGCTCGACCTCGGCGTGGTGCCGGTCATCAACGAGAACGACACCGTCGCCACCCACGAGATCCGCTTCGGCGACAACGACCGCCTCGCCGCGCTCGTCGCCCACCTGATCGACGCGCGTGCGCTGGTGCTGCTCTCCGACGTCGACGCCCTGTATGACGCGCCGCCCTCGCACCCCGGCGCCCGCCGCATCGACACGGTCACCGACCATGCGCAGCTCGATGGTGTCGACATCGGCGGCACCAGCTCACATGTCGGCACCGGCGGCATGATCACCAAGATCGAGGCCGCCGAGATCGCCACCTCGGCGGGCGTCCCGACGGTGCTCACCGCCGCCGACCGGGCCGCGGCGGCGCTCGCCGGGCAGGACGTCGGCACGGTCTTCGCGCCGACCAAGACCCGGCCGAGCGCGCGGCAGCTGTGGTTGCGCTACGCGACCTCGCCGCAGGGCCGGCTGCTGCTCGACGCGGGCGCGGTCGAGGCGGTCACGCGGCGCGGAAAGTCCTTGCTGCCCGCCGGGATTCGTCAGGTGGCCGGGCACTTCGTCGCCGGTGACGCCGTTGACCTGATCGACGAGTCCGGCCGCGCGGTCGCCCGCGGGCTGGTCAACTACGACTCCAAGGAGTTGCCCGACCTGCTCGGCCGCAGCACGCACGAGCTGGCGCGGGACCTCGGCCCGGCATACGAGCGGGAAGTGATCCACCGCGATCACCTCGCCGTGCTCGACCGGGTGCGGGACCGACGATGA
- a CDS encoding VTT domain-containing protein → MSTAGEPVRPVAADPGPSQPSQPSQPSQPSKVDLDKQAAAVDAEQPPTKEWWDDPRMPWKGKPGKAELWCIGLIIATGAYGLLTIPVRPWILGNFSAPARDYILAVFSGSNIAMVDIGALMRVGQHQPMWWAALIAAALTSIKFDWLWWWAGRLWGRGVIDMIASRSKWAGRTARYAEGIARKFGGPAVFLVWFIPILPSSIVYAFVGDARMSLRKFLLIDFSAGIVYRGLWMLAGYQMGEPAKDLVNQLAKYSMWLTIGGVIIVFIGVYRQQRRFAAP, encoded by the coding sequence GTGAGCACAGCAGGGGAGCCCGTGCGCCCGGTCGCCGCGGATCCTGGCCCCAGCCAGCCCAGCCAGCCCAGCCAGCCCAGCCAGCCCAGCAAGGTCGACCTGGACAAGCAGGCCGCCGCGGTCGACGCCGAGCAGCCGCCCACCAAGGAGTGGTGGGACGACCCACGCATGCCCTGGAAGGGCAAGCCCGGCAAGGCCGAGCTCTGGTGCATCGGGTTGATCATCGCCACCGGCGCCTACGGCCTGCTCACGATCCCGGTGCGGCCGTGGATCCTCGGCAACTTCTCCGCGCCCGCCCGCGACTACATCCTCGCAGTCTTCAGCGGCTCCAACATCGCGATGGTCGACATCGGCGCGCTGATGCGGGTCGGTCAGCACCAGCCGATGTGGTGGGCGGCGCTGATCGCGGCCGCGCTCACCTCGATCAAGTTCGACTGGCTGTGGTGGTGGGCCGGGCGGCTCTGGGGGCGGGGCGTCATCGACATGATCGCCTCCCGCTCGAAGTGGGCCGGGCGCACGGCGCGCTACGCCGAGGGCATCGCCCGCAAGTTCGGCGGCCCGGCGGTATTCCTGGTGTGGTTCATCCCAATCCTGCCCAGCTCGATCGTCTATGCCTTCGTCGGCGACGCCCGGATGAGCCTGCGGAAGTTCCTGCTGATCGATTTCTCCGCGGGCATCGTCTACCGCGGCTTGTGGATGCTCGCCGGCTACCAGATGGGTGAGCCGGCCAAGGACCTGGTCAACCAGCTGGCGAAGTACAGCATGTGGCTGACGATCGGTGGCGTGATCATCGTCTTCATCGGCGTCTACCGCCAGCAGCGGCGGTTCGCCGCCCCGTGA
- a CDS encoding sugar nucleotide-binding protein codes for MRLLVTGGTGLLGSEVVAQAIARGDEVVATTSRTPGLDTAGGVRWRHLDITDREACAALLREVAPEAVVHTAYNYRDWTTTADGAAHVALAATAVGAHLVHVSSDALFSGRRASYDESCVPDPITPYGAAKAAAETAVRAVAPTATIARSSLVLGPGSPMEKLVHDLIGGADGVLFSDDVRCPVHRSDSAAALLELAGARPTGIFHCGGADAVSRVALGELIAARDGLDLTGVRTGSRRDLPEPGPMEVRLDSRRTQAALRTRLRGAREFLAP; via the coding sequence GTGAGGCTGCTCGTCACCGGGGGCACCGGGCTGCTCGGCAGCGAGGTCGTCGCCCAGGCGATCGCGCGCGGCGACGAGGTGGTGGCCACCACCTCGCGCACGCCGGGTCTCGACACCGCCGGCGGGGTGCGCTGGCGGCACCTCGACATCACCGACCGGGAGGCGTGCGCCGCGCTGCTGCGTGAGGTCGCACCCGAGGCCGTGGTGCACACGGCATACAACTATCGGGACTGGACCACGACCGCCGACGGCGCCGCGCACGTCGCGCTCGCGGCCACCGCCGTCGGCGCGCACCTGGTGCACGTGTCGAGCGACGCGCTCTTCTCCGGCCGCCGTGCGTCGTATGACGAGAGCTGCGTCCCGGACCCGATCACGCCCTACGGCGCGGCGAAGGCCGCCGCGGAGACCGCCGTGCGCGCGGTCGCGCCCACCGCGACCATCGCTCGCAGCAGCCTCGTGCTCGGACCGGGGTCGCCGATGGAGAAGCTGGTGCACGACCTCATCGGCGGCGCCGACGGCGTGCTCTTCTCCGACGACGTGCGCTGCCCGGTGCACCGGTCGGACTCCGCGGCCGCGCTGCTCGAGCTCGCCGGCGCCCGCCCGACCGGGATCTTCCACTGCGGCGGCGCGGATGCGGTGAGCCGGGTCGCCCTCGGCGAGCTCATCGCGGCCCGCGACGGCCTCGACCTCACCGGGGTGCGGACCGGCTCCCGCCGCGATCTGCCCGAACCCGGGCCGATGGAGGTCCGCCTCGACTCGCGCCGCACCCAGGCCGCCCTGCGCACCCGGTTGCGGGGTGCGCGGGAGTTCCTCGCGCCGTAG
- a CDS encoding glutamate-5-semialdehyde dehydrogenase, with amino-acid sequence MTTLDQPVLTDARSRVDAAGRAGRRAAKQLALLTRADKDAALTALADALVAATDRIVAANEADLLRGRGAGMPQGLQDRLTLTPERIADIAGALRALAALPDPVGDVVRGSTLANGLQLRQVRVPMGVVGMVYESRPNVTVDAAGLGLKSGNAMILRGGSAAADTNRVIVDELRKALEKQGIAPDAVQLLDGGHEDVDALITARGLVDLVIPRGSDRLIQAVVQGATVPVIETGVGNVHVYVDSAADLQQALAIALNAKTHRPSVCNAAESLLVHRDVADTFLPQMYDALRDAGVRLHTDPRSSAIAERVGTAYEPATESDFATEYLDLDVSVGVVDDLAAAIDHIDRYGSGHTEVIVTQDRAAARRFQAQVDAAVVMVNASSRFTDGGEFGFGAEIGISTQKLHARGPMGLQELTSTKWLVDGDGQVR; translated from the coding sequence ATGACCACGCTCGATCAGCCGGTGCTCACCGACGCCCGCAGCCGGGTCGACGCGGCCGGCCGGGCCGGGCGGCGCGCCGCCAAGCAGCTCGCCCTGCTCACCCGGGCCGACAAGGACGCCGCGCTCACCGCGCTGGCCGACGCCCTGGTCGCCGCGACCGACCGCATCGTCGCCGCCAACGAGGCCGACCTCCTGCGCGGCCGCGGGGCCGGTATGCCGCAGGGCCTGCAGGACCGGCTCACGCTGACCCCCGAGCGCATCGCCGACATCGCCGGCGCCCTGCGCGCGCTCGCGGCGCTGCCGGACCCGGTCGGCGACGTGGTGCGCGGCTCGACCCTCGCCAATGGTTTGCAGCTGCGGCAGGTGCGGGTGCCGATGGGTGTGGTCGGGATGGTCTACGAGTCGCGGCCCAACGTCACCGTCGACGCCGCCGGGCTCGGCCTCAAGAGCGGCAACGCGATGATCCTGCGCGGCGGTTCGGCGGCCGCCGACACCAACCGCGTCATCGTCGACGAGCTGCGCAAAGCCCTTGAGAAGCAAGGCATTGCGCCGGACGCAGTGCAGCTGCTCGACGGCGGCCACGAGGACGTCGACGCGCTGATCACCGCCCGCGGACTGGTCGACCTGGTGATCCCGCGCGGCAGCGACCGCCTCATCCAGGCCGTGGTGCAAGGCGCGACCGTGCCGGTCATCGAGACCGGCGTCGGCAACGTGCACGTCTACGTCGACTCCGCCGCCGACCTGCAGCAGGCGCTCGCCATCGCGCTCAACGCCAAGACCCACCGCCCCAGCGTCTGCAACGCCGCCGAGTCGCTGCTGGTGCACCGCGATGTCGCCGATACCTTCCTGCCGCAGATGTATGACGCGCTGCGCGACGCCGGCGTGCGGTTGCACACCGACCCACGGTCGAGCGCCATCGCGGAGCGGGTCGGCACGGCATACGAACCGGCGACCGAGAGTGACTTCGCCACCGAATATCTCGACCTCGACGTGAGCGTCGGCGTGGTCGACGACCTCGCGGCCGCGATCGACCACATCGACCGCTACGGCTCGGGGCACACCGAGGTGATCGTGACGCAGGACCGCGCTGCGGCGCGGCGCTTCCAGGCGCAGGTCGACGCCGCGGTGGTGATGGTCAACGCGTCGTCGCGGTTCACCGACGGCGGCGAGTTCGGCTTCGGCGCCGAGATCGGCATCTCCACCCAGAAGCTGCACGCGCGCGGGCCGATGGGTCTGCAGGAGCTCACCAGCACCAAATGG